The Candidatus Omnitrophota bacterium genome contains a region encoding:
- the dnaK gene encoding molecular chaperone DnaK gives MAKVIGIDLGTSNSAASVMEAGRPVIIPSAEGAGVASGKAFPSYVAFTKDNQRLVGEPARRQSAINAEGTIYAAKRKMGQDYRFKVFGKEYTPQQISAFILQKIKEDAEAYLGDKVEEAVITCPAYFDDNQRQATKDAGEIAGLKVLRIVNEPTAACLAYGLEKSQKEQRIMVFDLGGGTLDVTVMEMAQGVFEVKSTHGDTQLGGTDMDNVLIEHIASQFMKESGINLRNDKMAMMRLKEGAEKAKIELSSSLTTDINLPFITADASGPKHLTMSINRAKLDELVGPIIERCRKPMEEAIKDAKLTPNDVDKVILVGGPTRMPIVQKFVEDYVGKKIERGIDPMECVAMGAAVQASIIKGEMKDVLLLDVTPLSLGIETMGGVNTKLIERNTTIPTKKSQIFSTAADNQTAVTIRVIQGERPMADAEGNVELGRFDLVGIPAAARGVPQIEVGFDIDANGIVHVSAKDLGTGKEQSIRITAPKKLSKEEIEKMVKEAEKFAAEDTKRKEEVEVINQADTLAYATEKSLKDYGDKVSAAERGEIEAKLNDLKTAIKDKNVERIKKNMEELTKVSHKLAEEIYKQAAAKQQQQAGGQAGPDQGQQGASQAADEPKQENKAKDEEIIDADFKEEK, from the coding sequence ATGGCAAAAGTAATAGGTATCGACTTAGGGACATCAAATTCGGCGGCGTCAGTAATGGAAGCCGGAAGGCCGGTGATCATACCATCTGCTGAAGGGGCGGGCGTTGCTTCGGGCAAGGCATTCCCTTCGTATGTGGCATTTACCAAAGATAACCAGAGGTTGGTGGGCGAACCTGCGCGTCGGCAGTCGGCCATAAACGCGGAAGGGACTATTTACGCCGCCAAGAGAAAAATGGGCCAGGACTACAGGTTCAAGGTCTTCGGCAAGGAATACACGCCCCAGCAGATATCCGCTTTTATTCTGCAAAAGATAAAAGAAGACGCTGAGGCATATCTTGGGGACAAGGTGGAAGAGGCTGTAATAACCTGCCCCGCGTATTTTGACGATAACCAGCGTCAGGCGACCAAGGACGCCGGCGAGATTGCCGGGTTAAAGGTGCTGAGGATCGTTAACGAACCCACGGCGGCCTGCCTTGCCTACGGTTTGGAAAAATCGCAGAAAGAACAGAGGATCATGGTTTTCGACCTTGGGGGAGGTACGCTGGACGTCACGGTCATGGAAATGGCCCAGGGCGTTTTTGAAGTCAAGTCCACCCACGGCGATACTCAATTGGGCGGCACGGATATGGATAATGTGCTGATCGAGCATATCGCCAGCCAGTTTATGAAAGAAAGCGGGATCAATTTGCGCAACGACAAAATGGCAATGATGCGTTTGAAGGAGGGCGCGGAAAAGGCGAAGATCGAATTGTCATCCAGCCTGACCACGGATATCAATCTTCCGTTCATCACCGCCGACGCATCGGGCCCGAAGCATTTGACCATGAGCATCAACCGGGCGAAACTCGACGAGCTGGTTGGTCCGATAATCGAGCGCTGCCGTAAGCCCATGGAAGAGGCGATCAAAGACGCCAAGCTTACGCCTAATGACGTCGACAAGGTCATTTTGGTCGGCGGACCGACCCGTATGCCTATTGTCCAGAAATTCGTCGAGGATTACGTGGGTAAAAAGATCGAGCGCGGGATCGACCCGATGGAATGCGTGGCTATGGGCGCGGCTGTCCAGGCCTCGATCATCAAAGGCGAGATGAAAGACGTGCTTCTTCTGGATGTTACCCCGTTGTCCCTGGGTATTGAAACAATGGGAGGGGTCAATACCAAATTGATCGAACGCAATACTACCATACCGACCAAGAAGAGCCAGATATTCTCCACAGCGGCGGACAATCAGACCGCGGTAACTATCCGGGTCATCCAGGGCGAGCGCCCTATGGCTGACGCCGAAGGCAACGTGGAATTAGGAAGGTTCGACCTTGTCGGCATTCCTGCGGCTGCGCGGGGCGTACCGCAGATCGAGGTTGGTTTCGATATCGACGCCAATGGAATTGTGCATGTATCCGCCAAGGACCTGGGCACGGGCAAGGAGCAGTCCATCAGGATCACCGCGCCTAAGAAGCTCTCTAAAGAAGAGATCGAGAAGATGGTCAAAGAGGCGGAGAAATTCGCCGCTGAGGATACCAAGCGCAAGGAAGAAGTGGAAGTGATCAATCAAGCTGACACCCTTGCTTATGCCACGGAAAAATCGCTCAAGGACTACGGCGATAAGGTAAGCGCCGCAGAAAGAGGCGAGATAGAGGCCAAGCTCAATGACCTGAAGACCGCGATCAAAGACAAGAATGTTGAGCGGATCAAGAAGAATATGGAGGAATTGACCAAGGTCTCGCATAAACTGGCTGAAGAGATATACAAGCAGGCGGCTGCCAAGCAACAGCAGCAGGCAGGCGGGCAAGCCGGCCCTGATCAAGGTCAGCAGGGAGCAAGCCAGGCCGCAGATGAGCCGAAGCAGGAAAACAAAGCGAAAGATGAAGAGATCATCGACGCTGATTTTAAAGAAGAAAAATAA
- a CDS encoding SPOR domain-containing protein, with protein sequence MRKNKLIFLLAAAGLLCVIPLSGVYALDLEKMKACLLNADYQAGIKEGERLLSYARSNEPNLDELYYLLGLSYLKQGNYLRASDIFEIIIREFRDSRFREASHIGLGDAYFVKGDYLKAEGIYSGLLASAERTKYKAGLYYRLSQIAGKLGNPLQEKAYLEKLKAEFPHSPECLGKVDVTSLPKPMKTEVAVPAANDKGFTYTVQVGAFSTRANALRLAADLRRKGYSAYIEDSVSRNKDIYKVKVGKLPSRPQAKDLERRLILEGYPTKIHP encoded by the coding sequence ATGCGAAAAAATAAACTGATCTTTTTATTGGCGGCAGCGGGGTTGTTATGCGTGATCCCATTGAGCGGCGTTTATGCCCTTGATCTGGAAAAAATGAAAGCGTGTTTATTGAACGCCGATTACCAGGCGGGAATTAAGGAGGGGGAAAGGCTTTTGTCTTATGCCCGCTCGAATGAACCGAACCTGGATGAGCTGTATTATCTTTTGGGCTTGAGCTACCTAAAACAGGGCAATTACCTGCGCGCCTCGGATATATTCGAGATAATCATTCGCGAATTCCGAGACAGCCGGTTCAGGGAGGCCAGCCACATCGGCCTGGGCGACGCGTATTTCGTTAAGGGGGATTATTTAAAAGCCGAAGGGATCTATAGCGGGCTGCTTGCTTCGGCCGAGAGGACGAAATACAAGGCCGGGCTGTATTACCGCTTAAGCCAGATAGCGGGTAAGCTGGGCAACCCTTTGCAGGAAAAAGCGTATCTGGAAAAGCTTAAGGCTGAATTTCCGCACAGCCCGGAATGCCTGGGAAAAGTGGACGTTACCTCCCTGCCTAAACCGATGAAAACCGAGGTCGCCGTGCCGGCGGCAAATGACAAGGGCTTTACTTATACGGTACAGGTCGGAGCGTTTTCCACCCGGGCCAATGCCCTGCGCCTGGCCGCGGACCTTAGGCGCAAGGGGTATTCGGCGTATATAGAGGATTCGGTTTCCCGGAACAAGGATATATACAAGGTAAAGGTCGGCAAATTGCCCAGCCGCCCGCAGGCAAAGGACCTGGAAAGAAGGCTTATCCTGGAAGGTTATCCCACTAAAATCCATCCTTGA
- the dnaJ gene encoding molecular chaperone DnaJ, giving the protein MAAKRDYYEILGVSKSASIDEIKKTYRQLAMKFHPDRVPAEQKKAAEEKFKEISEAYAVLSDTQKRSLYDQYGHAGIDQKYAQEDIFKGADFSSIFGGSGGGAGIFEDIFSDLGFDIFGGGGRQRSSGRGRSRGRDLEITVEITLEEAAAGVEKHITVPRYELCAVCSGSGAKPGTKKTVCSQCRGSGQVVVSSGFFQMAQTCPRCRGEGSIIQTPCPECHGEGRQKVTRNIKVKIPAGVDTGSNLRVRGEGEAGSSSRGDLYVVIEVHRHPVFERHNNDILTEIKVSLSKAILGGDVIVPTLTGKADMRIPAGTQSGKIFRLKEKGVPDVHGRDVGDELVRVIVDIPSNLTAEQRRLIEEFARLSGENTGKESFGDRIKKTFR; this is encoded by the coding sequence ATGGCTGCTAAAAGAGATTACTACGAGATACTGGGGGTGAGTAAGAGCGCCTCTATCGACGAGATAAAGAAAACTTACCGCCAACTGGCGATGAAATTCCATCCGGATCGTGTTCCCGCAGAACAGAAAAAAGCCGCGGAAGAGAAATTCAAGGAGATATCCGAGGCTTATGCTGTCCTTTCCGATACCCAAAAACGCTCGCTGTACGATCAATACGGCCACGCCGGCATTGACCAGAAATACGCCCAGGAGGATATTTTCAAGGGCGCGGATTTCAGCTCTATATTCGGCGGTTCGGGCGGCGGCGCCGGTATTTTTGAGGATATTTTCAGCGACCTGGGATTTGATATTTTCGGCGGCGGAGGCAGGCAGCGCTCAAGCGGCAGGGGACGCAGCAGGGGCCGCGACCTGGAAATAACCGTGGAGATCACCCTGGAAGAGGCCGCAGCCGGAGTGGAAAAGCATATTACCGTTCCGCGCTATGAGCTTTGCGCTGTTTGCAGCGGAAGCGGGGCTAAGCCGGGTACAAAAAAGACCGTTTGTTCTCAATGCCGTGGATCAGGCCAGGTAGTGGTATCCAGCGGTTTCTTTCAAATGGCCCAGACCTGCCCGCGTTGCCGGGGCGAAGGCTCGATCATCCAGACCCCTTGCCCTGAATGCCACGGCGAAGGCCGGCAAAAGGTTACCCGCAATATCAAGGTAAAGATACCCGCAGGCGTGGATACCGGGTCCAACTTACGGGTGCGCGGCGAAGGGGAGGCGGGATCATCGTCCCGCGGCGACCTGTATGTGGTCATTGAAGTCCATCGTCATCCGGTTTTTGAACGGCATAATAACGATATACTTACTGAGATAAAGGTCAGTTTAAGCAAGGCTATATTAGGGGGGGATGTAATAGTCCCCACCCTTACCGGTAAAGCGGATATGCGGATACCGGCGGGCACGCAAAGCGGCAAGATCTTTCGTCTCAAGGAAAAAGGCGTCCCTGATGTGCATGGAAGGGATGTCGGAGACGAACTGGTCAGGGTCATTGTGGATATCCCATCCAATTTGACCGCGGAGCAGAGGCGATTGATCGAAGAATTCGCCCGGCTTTCCGGAGAAAATACCGGTAAAGAGAGCTTCGGCGACAGGATAAAGAAAACGTTCAGATAA
- the grpE gene encoding nucleotide exchange factor GrpE encodes MENKKNHESQKKNDVQPQPGECAEKIIEVNEAEFNRLKEEAAKAQENWDKFLRLQADFENTRKRWERDRLELLRYANDDLLCSLLNITDDLERSLELSQGKHEDFTAFMKGVEMILAHIHDLMKKNGVAAIDASGKIFDPNFHEALMQVESGDWPENTVVEELQKGYLLNGKVLRTAKVKVSKNPAAKEKEENKK; translated from the coding sequence ATGGAAAACAAAAAGAACCACGAATCGCAAAAGAAAAATGACGTGCAGCCGCAACCCGGTGAATGCGCCGAAAAAATTATTGAGGTCAATGAGGCGGAGTTCAACCGTTTGAAGGAAGAAGCGGCGAAGGCCCAAGAGAACTGGGATAAGTTTTTGAGACTGCAGGCGGATTTCGAGAATACCCGCAAACGCTGGGAGCGCGACCGTTTGGAGTTGTTGCGTTACGCCAACGACGACCTGCTTTGCAGTTTGTTGAATATTACCGATGATCTTGAACGCAGCCTGGAGCTTTCCCAGGGCAAACACGAGGATTTTACCGCTTTTATGAAAGGCGTTGAGATGATCCTCGCCCATATCCATGACCTGATGAAGAAAAACGGGGTTGCGGCGATCGACGCCTCCGGCAAGATATTCGATCCTAATTTTCACGAGGCATTGATGCAGGTGGAAAGCGGCGATTGGCCGGAGAACACGGTAGTTGAAGAACTGCAAAAAGGCTATTTGTTGAACGGGAAGGTCCTGCGGACCGCGAAGGTAAAGGTTTCCAAAAACCCCGCGGCTAAAGAAAAAGAGGAAAATAAAAAATAA
- the hflX gene encoding GTPase HflX translates to MEKALLVSVKLYSNKDDWPIEDLAAELEELAGSTGVQITENVTCLIDRPSANLFIGSGKAEEISLIAQETGSDTVIFSHDLSGTQQRNLEEVIGKKTIDRTQLILDIFAHHAKSPEGKTQVELAQLQYLMPRLIGKGLILSRQGGGIGTSGPGETKLEIDRRRIRARIEKLKDDLKHLSLHRQNMRKRRKENQVPTVALVGYTNAGKSTLLNALTCAGQLVQDKLFTTLDPLSKSLTLPGGEHIIISDTVGFLHELPHHLIEAFKATLEEVMEADLLIHVLDASHPKVFERAKAVSDVLIHMAADNKPMIVALNKIDQLEDKTWLGRLGDSFTNAVTISAISGENINLLLAKISEAFGSRMESLTIKIPHNRMDLVNLFYKQAKVKEIQYQQKKIKIELSLPKILSRKIAQDKDIEIISFQDPIS, encoded by the coding sequence ATGGAGAAAGCTTTATTAGTCAGCGTAAAATTATATTCGAATAAGGATGACTGGCCGATCGAGGATCTGGCCGCGGAGCTGGAAGAGCTTGCCGGCTCCACGGGAGTGCAGATTACCGAGAATGTTACATGTCTGATCGACCGGCCCAGCGCCAATCTTTTTATCGGCAGCGGCAAGGCCGAGGAGATCTCTTTGATAGCGCAGGAAACAGGATCGGACACAGTGATCTTCAGCCACGACCTTTCCGGGACCCAGCAAAGGAACCTGGAAGAGGTGATCGGCAAAAAGACCATTGACCGCACGCAGCTTATCCTGGATATTTTCGCCCATCACGCCAAAAGTCCTGAAGGCAAGACGCAGGTGGAATTAGCCCAACTGCAGTATTTGATGCCCAGGCTGATCGGTAAGGGATTGATCCTTTCCCGGCAGGGCGGAGGCATCGGCACCAGCGGGCCAGGAGAAACAAAGCTGGAAATTGACCGGCGCAGGATACGCGCCCGGATCGAAAAGCTCAAAGATGACCTAAAGCATCTTAGTTTGCACCGCCAGAATATGCGCAAGCGCCGGAAAGAAAACCAGGTCCCCACGGTGGCGCTTGTCGGGTATACCAATGCCGGTAAATCCACGCTTTTGAATGCGCTTACTTGCGCCGGACAACTGGTCCAGGATAAATTATTCACCACCCTTGATCCATTATCCAAAAGTCTTACGTTGCCCGGTGGCGAACATATCATTATCTCGGATACCGTAGGTTTCCTGCATGAGCTTCCGCATCATCTGATCGAGGCGTTCAAGGCGACGCTGGAAGAGGTGATGGAGGCGGATCTTTTGATCCATGTCCTGGACGCCAGCCACCCGAAGGTGTTTGAGCGCGCTAAGGCGGTCAGCGATGTCCTTATACATATGGCTGCGGACAACAAGCCGATGATCGTCGCTTTGAATAAGATCGATCAATTGGAGGATAAAACCTGGCTTGGCCGGTTGGGAGATAGTTTTACGAACGCGGTTACCATCAGCGCCATATCCGGGGAAAATATAAATCTGCTTCTGGCTAAGATCTCTGAAGCTTTTGGCAGCAGGATGGAGTCTTTGACCATAAAGATCCCGCATAACAGGATGGATCTGGTGAACCTGTTTTACAAACAAGCCAAAGTTAAAGAAATTCAATACCAGCAAAAGAAGATCAAGATCGAGCTTAGCCTGCCCAAGATCCTTAGCCGTAAAATAGCCCAAGATAAAGATATCGAGATAATTTCTTTTCAAGACCCGATCTCGTAA
- a CDS encoding alpha/beta hydrolase produces MVSLARYIIPVFVIVFCACGCEPSARTQPIASALSADKVPIAYAVYGQANDPAVVFVHGWSCDSRYWHNQIPYFSRKYRVITVDLAGHGNSGFGRKVYTTEAFGQDVAAVLRQLDVKEAVLIGHSMGGEVILYTAKISPERVAGLVGVDTLEDLGMVYPDEVKNSIYEPIAADFVPKVQEFVRSMFPVNADKDLVDAIALDMSSAPQEVALSSMKEYFKVSAQELIKDLKVPLKSVNADLWPTNVAGNKKFVPSYEMALMKGHGHFIMLEDPGQFNALLERMIDRILAETKKWK; encoded by the coding sequence ATGGTTAGTTTAGCGCGGTATATTATTCCGGTTTTTGTCATAGTTTTTTGCGCATGCGGTTGTGAGCCTTCTGCGCGCACGCAGCCGATTGCCAGCGCTCTTTCAGCGGACAAGGTGCCGATTGCCTACGCGGTGTACGGCCAGGCAAATGATCCAGCCGTGGTTTTTGTGCACGGGTGGAGCTGCGACAGCCGCTACTGGCACAATCAAATCCCGTATTTTTCGAGGAAATACCGGGTGATCACAGTGGACCTTGCCGGACACGGCAATTCCGGTTTCGGCAGGAAGGTTTATACCACGGAAGCATTCGGTCAGGACGTGGCTGCAGTATTGCGGCAGCTTGATGTAAAGGAAGCGGTGCTGATTGGGCATTCCATGGGAGGAGAGGTTATCCTGTATACGGCAAAGATCTCGCCAGAAAGAGTGGCCGGCCTGGTCGGGGTCGACACCCTTGAGGACCTGGGTATGGTGTATCCGGATGAAGTGAAGAACAGTATTTATGAGCCGATAGCCGCGGATTTCGTGCCGAAGGTGCAGGAGTTTGTCCGCAGCATGTTTCCGGTCAACGCCGATAAAGATTTGGTCGATGCCATCGCCCTGGATATGTCATCGGCTCCGCAGGAGGTGGCGTTGAGCTCGATGAAGGAATATTTCAAGGTGTCTGCCCAGGAATTGATCAAAGATCTGAAAGTGCCGCTAAAAAGCGTCAACGCCGATTTATGGCCGACCAATGTAGCCGGCAACAAAAAGTTTGTGCCGTCATACGAGATGGCGCTGATGAAAGGACACGGCCATTTCATCATGCTGGAAGACCCGGGCCAGTTCAATGCGCTGCTGGAGCGGATGATTGACAGGATACTTGCCGAGACAAAGAAATGGAAGTAA
- a CDS encoding MerR family transcriptional regulator has translation MPNFDIFISPDEPVYVISVVSKLVDLPVWTLRQLDKAGVVCPKRIGRKSRLYSLKDMKRLEYVHYLMEEKQVNIRGIKIILEIENKD, from the coding sequence ATGCCGAATTTTGATATTTTTATCAGCCCTGACGAGCCGGTTTATGTGATCAGCGTGGTTAGTAAACTGGTGGATCTGCCGGTATGGACTTTGAGGCAATTGGATAAAGCCGGGGTAGTTTGCCCGAAGCGGATCGGAAGGAAGAGCAGGCTCTATTCATTAAAGGATATGAAAAGGCTGGAATACGTGCATTATCTTATGGAAGAAAAACAGGTGAATATCCGCGGAATAAAAATAATCCTTGAGATCGAAAACAAGGATTAA
- a CDS encoding zinc ribbon domain-containing protein: MPTYDYECAKCGVFEVFQKMTDKVFKQCPKCKGKVKRLIGSGSGIIFKGSGFYATDYKKSSAAASTAKPSQENTCPKAKEGCNGCKHKE, translated from the coding sequence ATGCCGACATACGACTATGAATGCGCGAAATGCGGGGTATTCGAGGTTTTTCAGAAGATGACCGATAAGGTCTTTAAACAGTGCCCTAAGTGCAAAGGCAAGGTAAAAAGGCTGATCGGTTCAGGCTCAGGAATAATCTTTAAGGGCTCGGGTTTCTACGCCACTGATTATAAGAAATCCTCGGCAGCTGCTTCTACCGCCAAGCCCAGCCAGGAAAATACCTGCCCTAAAGCCAAAGAAGGTTGTAATGGCTGCAAGCATAAAGAATAA
- a CDS encoding MiaB/RimO family radical SAM methylthiotransferase: MVNKLITRNKFSLCTYGCQMNVRDSEVICGLLKTRGYRIVAEPDQADVVIFNTCSVRQHAEDKVWSEIGNIAKKAKRKEHAGKQAPVRRVSGNAKAGTVPIVGLVGCMAQNYKESVFERSEYVDFVVGPSDIAKIPEIIETLFQGQASVRRVSGNAKAGTAPVSHGLYDRKIWETDGQVRPEEIYHTGFYEDKEHAYVVISEGCSNYCSYCIVPYVRGRLHNRGHRDILKEIHQAVDKGISRITLLGQNVNAYEHGDVDFIGLINEVNRIKGLKEFSFVTSHPRDTSARLFKAMADCDKLKKYLHLPVQSGSDKLLERMNRGYTSKFYLGLVDDYRKIIKDGLLSTDIIVGFSSETEGDFKATYNLMEDVGFDSAYIFKYSPRPQSEAFGWADDVDKTEKERRHKLILDLQRKISKGRNAKK, from the coding sequence ATGGTTAATAAATTGATAACAAGAAATAAATTTTCTCTTTGCACATACGGCTGCCAGATGAACGTCCGCGACTCGGAGGTGATCTGCGGCCTGTTGAAAACAAGGGGGTATAGGATCGTCGCCGAGCCGGATCAGGCGGATGTGGTCATATTCAATACCTGCTCGGTCAGGCAGCACGCCGAGGATAAGGTCTGGTCGGAAATAGGCAATATCGCCAAGAAGGCCAAGCGTAAGGAACATGCTGGGAAACAGGCCCCTGTGCGCCGAGTATCGGGCAATGCCAAGGCGGGGACTGTCCCCATTGTCGGTTTGGTTGGATGTATGGCCCAGAATTATAAAGAATCTGTTTTTGAGCGGTCGGAATATGTGGATTTTGTGGTCGGGCCTTCGGATATCGCTAAAATACCGGAAATAATTGAGACATTATTTCAGGGACAGGCCTCTGTGCGTCGCGTATCGGGTAATGCCAAGGCGGGGACTGCCCCTGTATCTCACGGCTTGTATGACCGTAAGATCTGGGAGACCGACGGCCAGGTCCGGCCGGAAGAGATATATCATACCGGGTTTTATGAGGATAAGGAGCACGCATATGTGGTCATCTCCGAAGGTTGCTCGAACTATTGCTCGTATTGCATAGTCCCTTATGTCCGCGGTCGGTTGCATAACCGCGGCCATCGCGATATACTCAAAGAGATCCATCAGGCTGTGGACAAGGGGATATCCCGGATAACCCTGCTGGGACAGAACGTCAATGCCTATGAACACGGGGATGTGGATTTCATCGGTTTGATCAATGAGGTCAACCGGATCAAGGGTTTAAAAGAATTCAGCTTTGTAACCTCGCATCCCAGGGATACGTCAGCCCGCTTATTTAAGGCAATGGCGGATTGCGATAAATTGAAAAAATACCTGCATCTGCCGGTGCAATCAGGATCGGATAAACTTTTGGAGCGGATGAATCGGGGGTATACCAGTAAATTCTACCTGGGACTGGTCGATGATTACCGAAAGATAATCAAAGACGGACTTTTAAGCACCGATATAATAGTGGGGTTCAGCTCAGAGACCGAGGGCGATTTTAAGGCGACGTACAATCTGATGGAGGATGTGGGGTTTGACAGCGCGTATATCTTCAAATATTCCCCGCGCCCCCAAAGCGAGGCGTTCGGATGGGCGGATGACGTGGATAAAACCGAAAAAGAGCGCAGGCATAAATTGATCCTGGACCTGCAAAGAAAAATATCAAAAGGGAGAAATGCGAAAAAATAA
- a CDS encoding chloride channel protein → MKKRLKEESLLFISVVKWIVLAAIIGVIVGGATAVFLKALNYSIAFADKRQYFFLLVPVAFFISSLVIKYLAPDAEGHGTEKVIEAVHKRSGKINPAVVPVKLLTTVVTIASGGSAGKEGPCAQIGAGLASFFADIFRFDKSDRRKLVICGISAGFASVFGTPIAGAIFGVEVLFVGGILYDVLLPSFIAGIISYHATEMFGIKYFYHAISFVPVFTHLFFLKVILAGIFFGLCSFVMIEILKLGERISARIRIWAPLKGLIGGLIIIGLVFAFSKQYLGLGLGTIEKCLAGGKVEWFAFLVKSVFTSITLNFGGSGGIVTPIFFVGSASGNIFAQIFHLDIATFSALGFVALLAGAANTPIAASIMAIELFGPRIAPYAAVACVISFLMTGHRSVYPSQILAFKKSKFIEVDMGKEMNDLNVSFQGSRNSRALKLISWIRSFFKGNRR, encoded by the coding sequence ATGAAAAAAAGACTGAAGGAAGAATCGCTTTTATTTATAAGCGTGGTTAAGTGGATCGTATTGGCGGCGATAATCGGCGTCATTGTCGGCGGGGCAACCGCCGTATTCTTAAAGGCGCTGAATTACAGCATTGCCTTCGCCGACAAACGGCAGTATTTCTTCCTGTTAGTGCCTGTGGCTTTTTTTATAAGCTCTCTGGTAATCAAATATCTCGCTCCGGATGCCGAAGGCCATGGGACCGAAAAAGTCATTGAGGCAGTTCATAAACGCTCCGGGAAGATAAATCCGGCTGTTGTTCCGGTCAAGCTGTTGACAACGGTTGTCACGATTGCCAGCGGTGGGTCCGCGGGCAAGGAAGGGCCTTGCGCGCAGATCGGGGCCGGTTTGGCGTCTTTTTTTGCCGATATCTTCCGGTTCGATAAATCTGACCGCAGGAAACTGGTTATCTGCGGGATCAGCGCGGGTTTTGCCTCGGTATTCGGCACGCCGATAGCGGGAGCCATATTCGGCGTAGAGGTGCTTTTTGTGGGAGGCATACTCTATGACGTGCTTTTGCCGTCTTTTATCGCCGGGATCATAAGTTATCATGCCACCGAGATGTTCGGGATAAAGTATTTTTATCATGCTATCAGTTTTGTCCCGGTTTTTACGCACTTGTTCTTTCTTAAGGTGATCCTCGCCGGAATATTTTTTGGTTTATGTTCATTCGTAATGATCGAGATATTAAAATTAGGGGAGCGGATATCAGCCAGGATCAGGATATGGGCGCCGTTAAAAGGACTTATCGGCGGTTTAATTATCATAGGCCTGGTGTTCGCTTTCTCGAAACAGTATCTCGGCTTGGGCCTTGGAACGATTGAAAAATGCCTGGCCGGGGGGAAAGTGGAGTGGTTTGCTTTCCTTGTTAAATCTGTTTTTACGAGTATCACGCTTAATTTCGGCGGCAGCGGCGGGATAGTCACGCCGATATTTTTTGTCGGCAGCGCCTCGGGGAATATATTCGCCCAGATATTTCATCTGGATATTGCGACGTTCTCCGCGTTGGGCTTTGTGGCGCTTTTGGCCGGCGCCGCCAATACGCCTATCGCCGCCAGTATCATGGCGATAGAGTTATTCGGCCCAAGGATCGCCCCTTATGCGGCGGTGGCCTGCGTCATCAGCTTTCTTATGACAGGGCATCGCAGCGTGTATCCTTCGCAGATCCTGGCGTTCAAGAAATCCAAGTTCATTGAGGTCGATATGGGCAAAGAGATGAATGATCTCAATGTCAGCTTTCAGGGCTCCAGAAATAGCCGCGCGCTTAAATTGATCTCCTGGATAAGATCTTTTTTTAAAGGCAATAGACGATAA
- the miaA gene encoding tRNA (adenosine(37)-N6)-dimethylallyltransferase MiaA, translated as MRTKLIFLVGPTAAGKTDLAASLAKKINAEIISCDSMQVYKGMDILTSKPPAGIRKKVPHHLIDVVNPSCEYNVSRYRSQAMKMVCGIVKKGKTPFFVGGSGLYMSVMVDGIFEVKTEDRALRKILYKQAQKYGSRKLYADLLKADPQAAARIHPNDAKRIIRALEVFKVSGKPISRMQAERKGLSGEYDIRIFCLDMPREELDKRIDLRVDRMFRQGLVKEVKKLLKARLSRTAAMAIGIKEVKGYLNGEYGLQEAKTLIKKNTRKYARRQMTWFRKDKRIVWFTKAGTLLDLIGKPGRN; from the coding sequence ATGCGGACTAAACTGATATTTCTGGTCGGCCCGACCGCCGCGGGCAAGACTGACCTGGCGGCATCGCTGGCGAAAAAGATAAACGCCGAGATCATTTCTTGCGATTCCATGCAGGTGTACAAGGGCATGGATATACTTACATCCAAACCGCCGGCCGGCATACGGAAAAAAGTGCCCCATCATCTGATCGACGTTGTCAATCCCTCATGCGAATACAATGTTTCCAGATACCGCAGCCAGGCGATGAAAATGGTCTGCGGGATCGTAAAAAAGGGCAAAACCCCTTTTTTTGTGGGGGGCAGCGGCTTATATATGTCGGTAATGGTAGACGGCATATTCGAGGTCAAAACAGAAGACCGCGCTTTGCGCAAAATATTGTATAAGCAGGCGCAGAAATATGGCAGCCGGAAGCTTTACGCCGACCTGTTAAAGGCTGATCCGCAGGCCGCCGCCAGGATCCATCCTAACGACGCTAAAAGAATAATCCGGGCGCTGGAAGTATTTAAAGTCAGTGGAAAACCGATATCGCGGATGCAGGCTGAACGGAAAGGCCTGAGTGGCGAATATGATATCCGCATCTTCTGCCTGGATATGCCGCGAGAGGAATTGGATAAGCGCATTGACCTGCGGGTGGACAGGATGTTCAGGCAGGGCCTGGTTAAAGAAGTTAAAAAACTGTTAAAGGCGCGGTTGAGCAGAACTGCTGCTATGGCCATAGGCATAAAGGAAGTTAAGGGTTATCTGAACGGAGAATACGGTTTGCAAGAGGCCAAAACGCTGATAAAGAAGAATACCAGGAAATATGCCCGCAGGCAGATGACCTGGTTCCGGAAAGATAAAAGGATCGTCTGGTTCACCAAAGCAGGAACGCTTCTGGATCTGATCGGAAAACCGGGTAGGAATTAA